A portion of the Paenibacillus hamazuiensis genome contains these proteins:
- a CDS encoding NAD(P)/FAD-dependent oxidoreductase, which produces MNNEELFDVTIIGGGPAGLYSAFYSGLREMKTKLIEYQPHLGGKLHVYPEKMIWDVGGLTPIPGESLIRQLVQQGLTFNPTIVLNEKVESISRSEEGLFVLRGSSGRKHVSKTVIVAIGGGILNPQKLEIEGAERFEVSNLNYTVKSLKHFKDKTVIISGGGNSALDWANELVPVARKVYLTYRKDAMAGHEAQVTQLMNSSAVCFFNTTITKLIAGADHERIEHVELTGQQTGEVIRLPIDEVIISHGYERDASLLENSDVKLELADNYYIAGNAACESSVKGIYGAGDIVKYDGKLNLIAGAFQDAANAVNQAKLYIQPEASKSAMVSSHNEAFKERNRELVKRMMG; this is translated from the coding sequence ATGAACAACGAGGAGCTTTTCGACGTTACGATCATAGGAGGAGGGCCTGCCGGGCTTTACTCCGCTTTTTACAGCGGGCTCCGGGAAATGAAAACGAAGCTGATCGAATACCAGCCGCATTTGGGCGGGAAGCTGCACGTCTACCCGGAGAAAATGATTTGGGATGTCGGCGGTCTGACGCCTATCCCCGGCGAAAGTTTAATCCGGCAGCTTGTCCAGCAAGGATTGACGTTTAACCCGACTATCGTGCTGAATGAAAAAGTGGAATCGATCTCGCGCAGCGAGGAGGGACTTTTTGTACTGCGCGGCTCTTCGGGGCGTAAGCACGTTTCGAAAACCGTCATCGTTGCCATAGGAGGCGGGATATTGAACCCGCAAAAGCTGGAGATTGAAGGCGCGGAGAGGTTCGAGGTGTCCAACTTGAACTACACGGTGAAATCCTTGAAGCATTTCAAGGACAAGACCGTGATCATATCCGGCGGCGGCAATTCGGCGCTGGACTGGGCCAACGAGCTTGTTCCCGTCGCGAGGAAAGTATATTTAACCTACAGAAAAGATGCCATGGCAGGTCATGAAGCTCAGGTCACTCAGCTGATGAACAGCTCGGCCGTTTGTTTTTTCAACACCACCATCACGAAGCTGATCGCCGGCGCTGACCATGAACGAATCGAGCACGTTGAATTGACCGGGCAGCAAACCGGCGAAGTCATCCGTTTGCCGATCGATGAGGTGATTATCAGCCACGGCTACGAACGCGATGCGTCGCTGCTCGAAAACAGCGATGTAAAGCTTGAGCTGGCGGACAATTATTATATTGCGGGCAATGCCGCTTGCGAATCGTCCGTAAAAGGCATTTACGGTGCGGGCGATATTGTAAAATACGACGGCAAGCTCAATTTGATCGCCGGCGCTTTCCAGGATGCGGCTAACGCAGTGAATCAAGCGAAGCTGTATATTCAGCCGGAAGCAAGCAAGTCGGCCATGGTTTCCTCCCACAATGAAGCGTTCAAGGAGCGCAACCGGGAACTGGTCAAGCGGATGATGGGATGA
- a CDS encoding iron-hydroxamate ABC transporter substrate-binding protein: MNKRPVPFVILLLLIWMTSACGSEPAKDGNGSPADGKKAGTITYQSEKGPIEVPADPKRVVLLSSNFAGNLLALNIPLVGIDKWAMDNPRFQDKLKGIQVVSDESIEKIIELNPDLIIALSTIKNVDKLGKIAPTVTFTYGKLDYMSLHLEIGKLVNKEKETQAWIDDFKKRAQAAGDEIRAKIGANSTVTIMENFDKQLYVFGSNWGRGGEILYQEMKLGMPDKIKETALKPGFFALSAEALPEFVGDYLVFSKYADDPGLSFIQTDTYKNIPAVKNNRVFEVNAKEFYFNDPLTLENQLEFFKKSFLGK; the protein is encoded by the coding sequence ATGAATAAAAGACCGGTCCCCTTCGTCATTTTGCTGCTGCTCATATGGATGACGAGCGCTTGCGGCAGCGAACCCGCCAAGGACGGGAACGGCTCGCCCGCAGACGGCAAGAAGGCAGGGACGATCACCTATCAATCCGAAAAAGGACCGATCGAGGTTCCGGCCGATCCGAAACGCGTCGTGCTCCTCTCTTCCAATTTCGCCGGCAACTTGCTCGCGCTGAATATCCCGCTGGTCGGTATCGATAAATGGGCGATGGATAATCCGCGCTTTCAGGATAAGCTAAAGGGCATCCAGGTCGTCAGCGACGAGAGCATCGAGAAAATCATCGAACTGAATCCGGATTTGATCATCGCTCTGTCGACGATCAAAAACGTGGATAAGCTGGGGAAAATCGCCCCGACGGTTACCTTTACGTACGGCAAACTCGATTATATGTCACTTCACTTGGAAATCGGCAAGCTCGTAAACAAGGAAAAAGAAACGCAAGCCTGGATCGACGATTTCAAAAAGCGCGCGCAGGCGGCCGGCGACGAGATCAGGGCAAAAATCGGCGCAAACTCAACGGTGACGATCATGGAAAACTTCGACAAGCAGCTTTACGTTTTCGGCAGCAATTGGGGCCGAGGCGGCGAAATCCTGTACCAGGAAATGAAGCTGGGCATGCCGGACAAAATCAAGGAAACGGCGTTAAAGCCGGGGTTTTTCGCCTTGTCGGCCGAAGCGCTTCCCGAGTTTGTCGGCGATTATCTTGTTTTCAGCAAATATGCTGATGATCCGGGGCTTTCTTTTATACAAACCGATACTTACAAAAACATCCCTGCCGTCAAAAACAACCGCGTATTCGAGGTCAACGCCAAGGAGTTTTATTTCAACGATCCGCTGACGCTCGAGAACCAGTTGGAATTTTTCAAGAAAAGTTTTTTGGGCAAGTAA